The DNA window CTTtgtatatataaaaatagaaagaaagatttCAAGTTGGGAGCATGGGCCTGCGCAAGGGCCAATGCTTGGACCAACGGGAGCAACCGAGGGGGCATCGACCAGGGGATACAGTGGTCATTTTGTACCACCCCTGTGTCTGGGCGCAAAGGCGTGCTCTCGGACAGAAAAGACTTACCCATttgtaaatatataaatatatatatatatatatttatttatttatttatgggtcgagttttcctaaggctatatatatatatttatttatgggtCGAGTTTTCCTAAGGCTGTGGTGAATGAAAATCTATTCATATacatggtgaaggaaaactttatgCTTTATATACAAtacatataattatatataattacatcatatatatatagggcTGCAAGGGTCAATCAAGGCCCAACCAGCTCCAACTAAGATCAATCAGAGTTGGATTGGTCTAGGTTGGAATCCAGTCAGATTGGGCCCTCTCTTAGACTGAGTTAAGTTGACTTCAAAAAAATCCCatcccagcccagcccagcccagccaaACTGCACCCCTAATTACTGCATTGCCCTTATAGGGCCCTGTGTTGAAAGGACTTCCTAACTGATTCACCATTATCTGTGGCATGAAATCGGTGTGACAATTTAGGCTGTTAGATAGAAAGGACATTGTATGATTAGAAACGTAACAATTTAAGCATGCGTGCCTATGCTTCTCTAATCATTAGTTCATTACCATGCAGTATGCACCCTCtcatatgattgaatttttcGAAACTCTAGGGTGTCAATTGGAAAACTCCAATTATATTAAAACGCGACATGTGAACAAGGTACTTAGAACTACCTTTCCTACTTTTCCACAAAATTTGAGCTCTCCATCTGATTTGCCACTTGGACAGATTTTTAACATCAATTAGGTAAGCTTCTAAGTAGACCAttattccaacaaaaaaaaaaaaatggaccaTTAAGGCACCCTTTAACCCTATTAAATGCATTTCTAGAAATTTCAAAAGTATGACAAAAGGTTCTTCTAATAATCAATGTAGCAAAGGCTCTTGATACACCCCACCCCCTTTTAGAGTTTGGATCAGGTTCTCCTCGTACTATTCTGCCCGATCCACTCAATCTTTCTCTTCTTACAACAAATCAAGAGATTGAGTGGATTCCAAGTCTAGATTAGGCACCCTACAAGAATGGTCCTGAAGACCTGATCCAGACTTCTTTTTTTAGCCACTAAGATGGCTAAATGTCAACTTAATTTCATCTTCAAATAGTACCTGTCGGTGTTCATCGAATTAAATTCTTGTATATTATGGGTATCAATAATACTGAAAATCCATGCATAAAGTGCGAAGCAGTCATCAAGAAATCAAGTCAATGAAATTTAACTATAcctgtaagagagagagagagagagagagagagagagagagagagagagaaggggggggggactagagagaggagaaaatggggaaaccAGGTAGAGTGTTCCCTGAGTCAACAATAAACACATTGCCTGAAACGTAGGAGGAGGATTCATGGATCAAAAATCGAACAAGAGATGTCAATGCTGGATCAATTGTACCAAATTGTCCTAAAGGGACAGTCTTTAAAGCCACAGTATCGAGCCAATCTTTCTGCATAAGTCCCTCTGTGATCTCCGACTTAAATAACCCAGGAGCTATTGAGTTCACTCTGATCTTCAGTGGCCCCAACTCTATAGCCATGATCTTGGTCATAGCGTTCAGACCAGCCTTAGCGGCTCCATAGGCAATACCTCCTGGTAACTCCCCTCGCTGAATACCACTGATGGATGAAATAAACATAACTGATCCTCTCAAACCGTTTTCATGGATTCGACGACAGACAGATTTGGTTACTAGCCAGGAACCTGTCAGGTCGGTTCTAAGAGTATTATTCCATTCCTCTTCAGACAAATCTATGGAGGGACTCACAGTACCTATTACATGCATAAAATGGAGATTGGATGTCAATAGAAAGCCACCACAATAA is part of the Macadamia integrifolia cultivar HAES 741 chromosome 9, SCU_Mint_v3, whole genome shotgun sequence genome and encodes:
- the LOC122088447 gene encoding 3-oxoacyl-[acyl-carrier-protein] reductase FabG-like, which codes for MKEIVSESRRRLIKKMKENGGDQRNLEPWNRLEGKVVMVTGASSGLGREFCLNLAKAGCKILAVARRKDRLKSLCDEINQMKPNISNDSASSASSSEDSKSKACAEIRAVAVELDVCAAGPAIDASVQIAWDVFGRIDALINSAGVRGTVSPSIDLSEEEWNNTLRTDLTGSWLVTKSVCRRIHENGLRGSVMFISSISGIQRGELPGGIAYGAAKAGLNAMTKIMAIELGPLKIRVNSIAPGLFKSEITEGLMQKDWLDTVALKTVPLGQFGTIDPALTSLVRFLIHESSSYVSGNVFIVDSGNTLPGFPIFSSL